The segment actcagaccccctaccgttaaTCACTGTTAAATGAGACTTAAAAATGATGATTTtatccttcttcccttcttcccttcttcctttcttccctgTCTTACGGCATTGTCTTACTAATACTCATCCTTGTGATCCACCTCTTCTCCTCTTGGTTAGTTGGACTATCAATTTTCCATAATCGAGATGCAGGGAGTACAATAGAGGAATGCCGAGATTTACTCAACTCCCAAGCATCTGCAGAAATACCCACAAAATCTTCAGGGCCAAAAATTTAGAGAATCAGAGAATGATGAAGCAAATGAGTAAGAAGACAAATTGAAGGGATCGTACTTGATGTTCTTGAGTGCGTCGTGTCGTTCAAGCTTCGGTGACTTTCGCTGCTTTTGATCCAACATAGAAGCAATTGCTTCgtcttcctctttcctttctcctttctcacAGTGATGGAAAAGTCGCTAGAGATGGAAGTGACTCATCGGATATGCAACACACAGTTCCTAAGTTCAATGAGATGCCGCTGGCTACCACTGCTTTGAACGATTGCCGATGGTCCAACAATTACgatttgggtgaaagaaatattaaattattgcaagggtatttttggtacttcatattttataagggtattttggtatttaaaataatatataattgctgacatcaacaaagaaggtatattccttaatagtGACTGACAGTAGGAGGTcagagtctaatttggtgaaatagaaggcgtgttcttataattatggtattctctagggggtggcattgtaaattatctATTAAAAATTTGACACTACCATTCTCTCACTCTTGTCAAAAAGTTTAAAATACGTGTCTAAATTTAGATGAGTGGTACCCACCTTATGTCTAAAGGCCCAAAACCTTGCCTGTTAGACGTTTGCTTCACATCTTAAAACTTCTTTCATGTTGGACACTTATACTGATTGTTCAGTTCAccttccaaacatagccaatTTTGGAGATGATCTTCTACTTCAATAACGAGTGGTTAGGTAGTTGGGCTCTAGTGTAAATTTAAGAAAGATCACTTGTTGGGTCTTTATCTATCTAGtgagtcttaaaaaaaaaaaattaaataaataaaaataaaaataaaactcaaaCAAGTTAACTTTTGTTATTGCCATTCAGGTGTTGATGGTTTCAAGATATGTTTTTTAGAAAGAGAATAATCTAAAATGAAACTTGACTCTTACACCAATGCAAAGGCCAATGGGAGTTCTAAAAGAAGCCTCAACGCGGATAAGATTCCTATCTTTCATGAGGGGCTGAACGTAAAccatccccccaccccccacgcCCACCCCTTCGAGAGTGTATGGGTGTAAAAGGCGAGCTGCCTTTTAGGCTTctgtttttaattttcttaatatATTAATACCACGCCTTTGCCAAGGAGGTACGTGTCCCAAGGTTGGCCAAGCACTCTTTTTTTCGTCAAGGCCAAGGCCAAGGGCAGGGACCTACTATCTGTTTCCATTCTACAATGGAGAAGATATGGTTTGAATGTGAAGTTATTATCATGTGGTCACCCATTAATCGGCTCATGATGGCCAGAGTCCTTTATAAGTTATGGAATCTgaaaaggaggaaagaaaagcATTCTGGGCCACCAATATCCCTCAAACCCAACTCCCACTTCACTTGGGCTTTTTCACAAACATAAAACGTGTACAATGAGAGTTGGATTTGTCACTGCCTGAATACCTTTTGGAAAATCATGTGGGTGGAAAGGGAAATCATATATGTCACAACTGAGAAAGGAAAATCCATCATTTTGTTTGTTGTATGTGTCACTTGGACTGCCAAGTGGCACTCAGCATTGAACAATTAGTCACTTTATATTGGGTCTCTCCTTAAAGTCTTTGTTGGAGGTTCAATGTATGATACATGCTTTCATTTTACAATCTTGTATATTTAGGGAAATGGTTGGAAGCTGTAACTTCAAAgtttaaaaatataatttgattgaAGATCATGTCTATGTTCATTCAATCTCTCTCATGGTAGGTATGGTTATGAAGCCCATGTGAATGAAAGTATTATTACATTATTGTTTGAATCTTTCTCCCCACGTGATGATCTCTTCATGAGATCTTACTGTTCATGGGATAACAAAATGTGAATCAATACTATATTAaatattttgattcttgattcatATATCTGATGGAATCCAATGTGGGTATAGATGATTAtgaactctctctcttttctggttGCTTTAACTTTCTAAACCCATCAATCCCTTTCAAAGTTTGTCCTTCTGGAATTGTCTTTGTTATTCATACATGTTGCTTGTCATTATAGTCAATCTTCATTATCACCATAGTCCTGGAGGGAAGGTGAAAACTAAGAAAAATGAGTAGACCTACAACGGACCAAACATGCACAATGTGttgttaatctctctctctctctctctctctctctctctctctctctctatatatatatatatatatatatatttccaaaTTTTGTGTTGGATAGGATTCATTGAAGAGTAGGATCCAAGTCTCCTGTTGCTTCTTCATTGAGTTGatattcttaattttcttttttctggagAGGGTTTCTTCTTACGCTTGAGTGCAGTTTTGAGGGAATGAGGAAGGGGAATGCCCTTTCGAATCTGACTATAGGGGTGAGGCATTTATGACATTTCACCCCTTCATAGGCGAAATGAGCATTGAATAACCCTCGTCCGGGATTTTGGGAGTCCTCCTTTCCTGTGGATCTCTTATCTTTTgtaaatcagttttttttttttcctactgagatttaataatttttccttcaagggtttgcattaaaagaaaaaaaaaaaaaaaagacagaaaaaaaataatataaaagacaTACATAATAAGACATGGtcgagttgagttgagttgaattgAGTCCAGCATCGAGAAGAAAAATTTTAATTGAATGGAGTTATGTGGCAACAAAGTGGGTCTTTTATATACATATTTGTATGATACATTCCACGTATTTCAATTACATGACAAAAAGATTGACTATGGGCCATCCTAAACTAATGGGCTTTTAGGAGTGCTCAGTGTTACCAGACTTGGgcttgagttaggttactgaGCTAGTCTTTGGCCTAAATCCTCATCATTGATAagaaaaaatttagaataaatgCCATTGATAGATCATTAAGCCAGGCCCAGATTTACAGGCCTGCTCCTCGATGAGCTCAGTGAATCAAAattttctaaataaataaatgggcaAGAGATCGTTACCTGGTCGTATGGTCCTAGCACCAGTGCCTAGGGCCAATGAAAGTATTGGAGCATTACTATAGATATGATTCTTGAATTCATTAGAGGGAGGGCTCGTAATTTTGTGGGCTCCTATTTCAGGTTGTAAAAACCACACAACGAGGTAACAttctttttaaaatgaaaaaagaattaCATTGGGGAGCGTGGCTTATGCCAGTGCTCTTTATGTCCATCTCTCTACTCCCCAAGGGAAAATACATCTTTACCAATTGTattggggaggagagagacatcTTTGTGTGCCTCTTTGCATAGGGAGTGTTGTTGTAGGTCGTGTTTCCGGAAAGAGAACCACTTCCCataaattaaggaaaaagaatgctacctagtTGCATGGCCCTTCTGCCCAAACACATAttagaaggggggggggggggaaatgacCGCCCCACCCCTATGAAACAAAAAACACCCACCTCCAGTTGATACCCCTGCATGCCCCCTCATTGGCCCCAATGCTGGTGTAGGGCCATGCGGCCAGGTAGCGTTCTTCTTCCCAATAAACTAAGAGTAAGGAGGGGAAAGTTTGTTGTTAATTTCATTAAGTAACAAAATGAGTTGTCCAATTCAGTTACATAAAAGGTATatacaatttcttttttttttttttttttttttttctctcttaagcTCCTAAGGTTTCACTCACTTTcattcaattttaaattaaatgacTTTCTCACAACCTTTATTATTCCCTCTTAAGATCTGCAGGAGGTAGAAAAGAATCCATGGTAAGTCCACAGATATTAAAATCAACCTCTTCAATTGTCCATGTCTCCTCCATCTTTCTCTTATGATTGGTAGAACCCTCTCCATATCTAAAAAGAGTGACAACTGTTCTTCCACTGTGAGCAATATTGAGGCCATCAATGTATCTGTAATCCTCAATCACTGATTCCATGCTTGTCTCCCAAAAGATACTATCAtctcctcttcccttcttcatgCTTAGTAAATGTGAGTCTTCAAACTTAATGAGAAGCCCAGTTCTTTGGCTGAAGTATCCCCATATTGTGTGGTGGATGTTCTCAAAATTGTTTGTGTTTCTAGCCCTGAGTGTTGATGCACTTGCCTCTAGTTTCAATATGAAGCAGTCCTCCTTGTTGATGATCTTCTCTCCTATGCATACCGCATCCGAAAACAAGTTCGCGGTTGATCTTGGGTCCAACCCCTTCACAATTAAGCAAAAATTCAGTTAGTTCTATTGGTATTCTACGCGGACGGTAGAAGTAATAATCTCACATCAGTTAGATTGGactgattttgatttggtttctccAATTGGGtatattgattttgatagttCAATTTCTTAGGATTCGACTCTTCTCCTGAGCGTCCATCGCCCAGGCCGCCCCATAGCTACTTTGGCTAGTGCCATGTGCTTAGGCGATGATCCAACGTTTTGAGAGAAAGCACGGAGAACGAGACACTGACAAAGGCATGGAAAACGAGGCACTAATAACCTTTGGATCACCGCCTGAACACGTGGCACCCGCCCAAGTAGCTATGGACGATGGGCTCTCATGAGAGGAGTCGGATCCAATTTCTTAACGATTTGCTATGGGTTTGCCACGTAAATATGTTCATACATATTAATGAATTTTGGGTTGGTGTTGATTTCTTATCGGGTTCTATACGTTTGAGTTAATTGTTTAGGTGTTTTATCAATATGGGTTTGTTGTTGCGGAACCCATCTCAAACATGATCCAAGAAGTTCATATCAATTTCGGTTGGCAAAGGCCAACTTTTGACTTCCCTTAGAGACTTATATGTACTTGAGCATCATATCCTTAATGGCTAGCTTCTTAGGATGAGTTCTAACCGAGTCCTAACAAATTCATCAATCTTCAAACCACATAATTTATGAGCTGCAAATACAAAAAAACTAACCTGTACAAAGCGGCGCAAGGGTCTTGGGGGACCCTTAGAGGCGTGTGATTGTTGGGCGGCGTATTGCCTCCAAGCAACCTTGCCGTCGCTGCCGGCACTAACCTTGCAGCCGGAAACCACCAGCTCTAGGTACCACAAATCTGGGTTCTTTTGCCAAAGAACAAAGCCGCCAATCTCAGCATTGCCTCTAGCCTTAACGCTCTCGTCGCCTTCACTCAGGTGGAATTCCGAAGAGGTCATCTTCACCTGTCCAATGGCATACATGCTGTGGACGGCATTCAATGCTGATAATCCTCCAGTCGCCGCAATGTATTGCTGAACGATATATTTGGCTGTGGAAGCTTCCTAtcagaaaaattaattaattaaaatttttgaatttgaaaagaaagatagacacataaatcaatcatttcATTACTTACAATGGAACAATCTTTAATGGGATGAATGATGGTGGAGTCATGTTGAACTTGGAGAGGGATAAGAGGGGAACCAACAACATTGAGGAGAAACTGAAGGTCGGCGTTGCGGCCGGAGAGGGCAGGGGCAGAGGCTAACTTATCTGCACATTGGGATTTCATCCAGGTGCGCATGTTCTGCCACCGGAGGGCAttgttgttggtggtggtgggggtggtgttATTGTTGCCGCCCATGCTCATGCAGGTAAACATCTCTTCTGGGATGGGTACCTCTAGAACGGTCTCGAGGCCATCCTCACGGTCGAAATTTGGGCACAGTTTCCTCATAATATGTGGAAATGgttggagagagaagaagaagaagagagagaaagagagaacagggaagaagaaggaaggaagagccTTGGGAAAAGGCTACCTTCCCGTTGTGTGTAAGGTATTCTAATGGTGttggggggggaaggggaggagcaGGCGGCCTTGTGGTTTTGGGCCGGGGGGCATGGGGAACGGCTCAAGGTGGAGAGCAAGTTGACCAATCTTTTGCCTAAGGCTCCCCTTGTGTTTAGGGGTCGTGAGGGCTCTTCGTGACTTGCTGTTTTTGGGGCATTGTTCTTTGCTGGCAAAATCTTTGACCAGGAAGTCATTAGAATCAtatcaatttcaaattttctgAAAGTGCCACTTGttattttcttattgccaggcaTCCACCAACTTTCCACCAaattttttgtaaataaatttgaaaaaatcaatGCTGATTGGTGGCTGAGAAAATAATGGTCGCAAACAGA is part of the Macadamia integrifolia cultivar HAES 741 unplaced genomic scaffold, SCU_Mint_v3 scaffold_110A, whole genome shotgun sequence genome and harbors:
- the LOC122070797 gene encoding uncharacterized protein LOC122070797, with translation MRKLCPNFDREDGLETVLEVPIPEEMFTCMSMGGNNNTTPTTTNNNALRWQNMRTWMKSQCADKLASAPALSGRNADLQFLLNVVGSPLIPLQVQHDSTIIHPIKDCSIEASTAKYIVQQYIAATGGLSALNAVHSMYAIGQVKMTSSEFHLSEGDESVKARGNAEIGGFVLWQKNPDLWYLELVVSGCKVSAGSDGKVAWRQYAAQQSHASKGPPRPLRRFVQGLDPRSTANLFSDAVCIGEKIINKEDCFILKLEASASTLRARNTNNFENIHHTIWGYFSQRTGLLIKFEDSHLLSMKKGRGDDSIFWETSMESVIEDYRYIDGLNIAHSGRTVVTLFRYGEGSTNHKRKMEETWTIEEVDFNICGLTMDSFLPPADLKRE